Proteins from a genomic interval of Lolium perenne isolate Kyuss_39 chromosome 1, Kyuss_2.0, whole genome shotgun sequence:
- the LOC127297323 gene encoding serine carboxypeptidase 2 isoform X2, which yields MNTMIGRRSLVALVAVLTFLLRPAATAAASGHAADRIDRLPGQPPVDFDMYSGYITVEKSAGRSLFYLLQEAPEEAQPAPLVLWLNGGPGCSSIAYGASEELGAFRITPRGAGLFLNEYRWNKVANILFLDSPAGVGFSYTNTTSDLYTSGDNRTAHDSYTFLAKWFEKFPHYKYRDFYIAGESYAGHYVPELSQLVHRNNKGIEKPIINFKGFMVGNAVIDDYHDYRGTFEFWWNHGLVSDETYRLLNRSCIHDSSVHPSPACGAAFNVSIEEQGNIDLYSIYTPTCNETATASRRRPRGRYPWMTGSYDPCTDRYSTAYYNRPDVQRALHANVTGALNYPWVTCSDPIYNNWRDAPRSMLPIYKELTEAGLRIWVFRLVVGARYTRASHW from the exons ATGAATACAATGATCGGCCGTAGGTCCCTGGTAGCTCTAGTAGCGGTGTTGACGTTCCTTCTCCGGCCAGCTGCGACGGCGGCAGCGAGTGGCCACGCCGCGGACCGCATCGACCGTCTGCCTGGACAGCCGCCGGTGGACTTCGACATGTACTCAGGGTACATCACGGTGGAGAAGAGCGCCGGACGGTCGCTGTTCTATCTGCTGCAGGAAGCGCCCGAGGAGGCTCAGCCGGCGCCGCTGGTGCTCTGGCTCAACGGCGGGCCCGGCTGCTCCTCCATCGCGTACGGCGCCTCCGAGGAGCTCGGCGCGTTTCGCATCACGCCGCGTGGCGCGGGCCTCTTCTTGAATGAGTACCGGTGGAACAAAG TGGCCAACATCCTCTTCTTGGACTCGCCGGCCGGCGTCGGGTTCTCGTACACCAACACCACCTCCGACCTCTACACCTCCGGCGACAACAGGACAG CTCATGACTCCTACACTTTCTTGGCAAAATGGTTCGAGAAGTTCCCGCATTACAAGTATCGCGATTTCTACATTGCTGGCGAGAGCTATGCAG GGCACTATGTCCCGGAGTTATCCCAGCTCGTCCACCGGAACAACAAAGGCATCGAGAAACCCATCATCAACTTCAAAGGGTTCATG GTTGGGAATGCTGTGATCGACGACTACCACGACTACCGCGGCACGTTCGAGTTCTGGTGGAACCACGGGCTGGTCTCCGACGAAACCTACCGCCTCCTCAATCGCTCCTGCATCCATGACTCCTCTGTCCACCCGTCGCCGGCGTGTGGCGCCGCATTCAACGTCTCAATCGAGGAGCAGGGCAACATCGATTTGTACAGCATCTACACGCCCACCTGCAACGAGACGGCAACGGCTAGCCGACGGCGGCCAAGGGGACGCTAC CCATGGATGACCGGATCGTATGACCCGTGCACGGATCGATACTCCACGGCCTACTACAACCGGCCGGATGTGCAGAGGGCTCTCCACGCCAACGTCACCGGCGCCCTAAACTACCCCTGGGTGACCTGCAG TGACCCCATCTATAACAACTGGCGTGATGCTCCGAGGTCCATGCTTCCTATTTACAAAGAGCTTACTGAAGCTGGTCTAAGGATATGGGTCTTCAG